The sequence AGTGCGAGTCGGCGACGTTCCTCGCGCACATCCGCTACGCCTCGACCGGGGGTGTCGAGCCGGCCAACACCCACCCGTTCGCCCAGCACGGCCGGCTCTTCGCCCACAACGGCGTCATCGGCGACCTCCCGGCACTGGAAGCCCGCCTCGACGGCGAACACCGCGAACTCGTCGGCGGCGACACCGACTCCGAACGGTTCTTCGCCCTGGTCACCCAGGAAACCGAGGCGCACGGCGGTGACGTCGGGGCCGGCCTCACCGCCGCGGCTCGCTGGGTCGCCGAGAACCTGCCGGTCTACGCGCTCAACGTCATCCTGACCACGGCCTCGGAGCTGTGGGCGCTGCGCTACCCGGACACGCACGACCTGTACGTGCTGCAGCGCTCGCCCGGCGGCCCGCACGGCGACCGCCACCTCGAGCACGCCAGCGCCGCCGGCCGCATCCGCGCGCGGTCCGGGGCACTGGCCCACCACCGCGCGGTCGTCGTGGCCAGCGAACGGATGGACGAGGACCCCGGCTGGCGGAACCTCGAACCCGGGCAGCTCCTGCACGTCGGCGCCGACCAGGTCGTCACCCGGCGCACCGTCCTGGAGCAGCCGCCGCGGCACCTGCTCGCCCTCGACGACCTCGGCGGCCACGCCGCCGCCTCCCAGCTCGGCCGGTAGCGGCTCCGCCGGATCCGCGAAAGTTTCGCGGCAGCTGAAAGTTACATCCGGAAAGCACAGCCCGGCGATCGGGCGGAGCCGAAACCCTTGCCTCGAAACGGGAACGGCTGCTAACGATGACGGGACCAGGCCGGGGATTTCGCCGGAACACAGCAAGCACCCAGGTGATCCCCACCGACACTCTGTGACGGAGATCCGATGTCCTTGCTCCTCCGGCGAAGGGCACGGCTCACCGCCGTTTCCCTGCTCGCCGCCACCGTGACCGCGGCCACGTTCGTCCCGTCCGCGTGGGCCGGCCCGCAGCCGGCCGCCGCCGCGCCGCCG is a genomic window of Amycolatopsis lexingtonensis containing:
- a CDS encoding class II glutamine amidotransferase, whose translation is MCRLFGLSAAPQRVHATFWLLEAPDSLAAQSRREPDGTGLGAFDARGEPLVWKQPLAAYADEKFAYEAKQCESATFLAHIRYASTGGVEPANTHPFAQHGRLFAHNGVIGDLPALEARLDGEHRELVGGDTDSERFFALVTQETEAHGGDVGAGLTAAARWVAENLPVYALNVILTTASELWALRYPDTHDLYVLQRSPGGPHGDRHLEHASAAGRIRARSGALAHHRAVVVASERMDEDPGWRNLEPGQLLHVGADQVVTRRTVLEQPPRHLLALDDLGGHAAASQLGR